One Mycobacteriales bacterium genomic region harbors:
- a CDS encoding aspartate-semialdehyde dehydrogenase, with product MSSRPTLALVGATGAVGSVMLGILSERPFQWGEIRLVASARSAGRTLRVRGEDVTVRALAPEVFDGVDVAMFDVPDAVSAEWGPVAAARGAVVVDNSGAFRMDPLVPLVVPEVNPQETRNRPKGIIANPNCTTMTMMAALGALHRRWGLRAMVAASYQAASGAGQAGIDRLREELAAVAGDPSLGSVAGDVRKALSGLPAYSPFPAPLALNVVPWAGSDKGDGWSSEELKVRNESRKILGIPDLAVSATCVRVPVVTTHAAALHVTFAQPITVAEARAELAAQASIVVLDDAAAGVMPTPADAVGTDPTYVGRLRQALDFPNTLDLFVVGDNLRKGAALNTAEIAELVGAELAG from the coding sequence ATGAGCTCCCGGCCCACCCTGGCCCTGGTCGGGGCGACCGGCGCCGTCGGGTCGGTGATGCTCGGGATCCTGTCCGAGCGGCCGTTCCAGTGGGGCGAGATCCGGCTCGTCGCGTCGGCCCGGTCGGCCGGCCGCACGCTGCGGGTGCGCGGTGAGGACGTGACCGTCCGGGCGCTGGCGCCCGAGGTCTTCGACGGCGTCGACGTGGCCATGTTCGACGTGCCCGATGCGGTCTCGGCCGAGTGGGGGCCGGTCGCGGCCGCCCGCGGGGCCGTCGTGGTCGACAACTCCGGCGCGTTCCGGATGGATCCGCTGGTCCCGCTGGTCGTGCCCGAGGTCAACCCGCAGGAGACCCGCAACCGGCCGAAGGGGATCATCGCCAACCCCAACTGCACGACGATGACGATGATGGCCGCGCTCGGCGCGCTGCACCGGCGCTGGGGGCTGCGGGCGATGGTCGCCGCCTCCTACCAGGCCGCGTCCGGCGCCGGGCAGGCCGGCATCGACCGGCTGCGCGAGGAGCTGGCCGCGGTCGCCGGCGACCCCTCGCTCGGCTCGGTCGCCGGGGACGTGCGCAAGGCGCTGTCCGGGCTGCCGGCGTACTCGCCCTTCCCGGCGCCGCTGGCGCTGAACGTGGTGCCGTGGGCGGGTTCGGACAAGGGCGACGGCTGGTCCTCCGAGGAACTCAAGGTCCGCAACGAGTCGCGCAAGATCCTCGGCATCCCGGACCTGGCCGTGTCCGCGACCTGCGTACGGGTCCCCGTGGTGACCACGCACGCGGCCGCGCTGCACGTCACGTTCGCCCAGCCGATCACGGTGGCCGAGGCCCGGGCCGAGCTGGCCGCGCAGGCCTCGATCGTGGTGCTCGACGACGCCGCGGCCGGGGTGATGCCGACGCCGGCGGACGCGGTCGGCACCGACCCGACGTACGTCGGGCGGCTGCGGCAGGCGCTCGACTTCCCGAACACGCTCGACCTGTTCGTCGTGGGCGACAACCTGCGCAAGGGCGCCGCCCTCAACACCGCCGAGATCGCCGAGCTGGTCGGGGCCGAGCTAGCCGGCTGA
- a CDS encoding DNA-3-methyladenine glycosylase 2 family protein, protein MTMTTIVPRGPFSLRELATFGFGQRLSTSYDGVMRMAFCVDGYTHAAGVEVRQTADAVEVTVHGDADPDIVTAQVARVLSLDHDGAAFLEVGRRDPVIGRLQEVAPGLRPPQFHSPYEAAAWSVLSARRPARQMAQVRDALAVGHGTTFELAGERWSSFPTPAALLDVESFPGIPEPRMTRLHAVAQAAWEGRIDVARLVALGPDEAMAEVRELPGIGPFFAALVVIRACGLADVLVRNEATALGTMASLYGSDGPPGPDELERLAEPWRPFRTWAAVLIRAAANRLPARVSAG, encoded by the coding sequence ATGACGATGACGACGATCGTGCCCCGGGGGCCGTTCTCGCTGCGGGAGCTGGCGACCTTCGGGTTCGGACAGCGGCTCTCCACCTCGTACGACGGGGTGATGCGGATGGCGTTCTGCGTGGACGGGTACACCCACGCCGCCGGCGTGGAGGTGCGGCAGACCGCGGACGCCGTCGAGGTCACCGTGCATGGTGACGCCGATCCGGACATCGTGACCGCACAGGTCGCCCGGGTTCTGTCGCTGGACCACGACGGGGCGGCGTTCCTCGAGGTCGGCCGGCGGGATCCGGTGATCGGGCGGCTGCAGGAGGTGGCGCCGGGGCTGCGGCCGCCGCAGTTCCACTCGCCGTACGAGGCCGCGGCCTGGTCGGTGCTCTCGGCCCGGCGGCCGGCCCGGCAGATGGCGCAGGTCCGGGACGCGCTGGCGGTCGGGCACGGGACCACGTTCGAGCTGGCCGGCGAGCGGTGGTCCTCGTTCCCGACCCCGGCCGCGCTGCTCGACGTCGAGAGCTTCCCCGGCATTCCCGAGCCCAGGATGACCCGGCTGCATGCGGTCGCGCAGGCGGCCTGGGAGGGGCGGATCGACGTGGCCCGCCTGGTCGCGCTCGGACCGGACGAGGCGATGGCTGAGGTCCGGGAGCTGCCCGGGATCGGTCCCTTCTTCGCGGCGCTGGTCGTGATCCGGGCCTGCGGGCTGGCCGACGTGCTGGTCCGCAACGAGGCGACCGCGCTCGGCACGATGGCGTCGCTCTACGGGTCGGACGGACCGCCCGGGCCGGACGAGCTCGAGCGGCTGGCCGAACCCTGGCGCCCGTTCCGCACCTGGGCCGCCGTCCTCATCCGCGCCGCCGCGAACCGCCTCCCGGCCCGGGTGTCAGCCGGCTAG